A window from Akkermansia muciniphila encodes these proteins:
- the thiC gene encoding phosphomethylpyrimidine synthase ThiC produces the protein MNDTAKLSYPGSRRIYVPGHLHPDVQVPMREVLLSDTLLPDGATHENAPVRVYDCSGPWGDEAYEGTAEQGLPALRAAWIRARGDVEEVETEQGRCLRAAGGTPVTQRHYARQGVITPEMEFVAIRENLGREQAFKAVYDRYPREKSRPEEAQTALDELTMMPRPSELEAREGFGPSSMVARDRLDHQHAPERRNGCRMPAYFTPEFVRDEIAAGRALIPANINHPECEPMAIGRNFLVKINANIGNSALGSSIEEEVEKLRWAIHWGADTVMDLSTGKNIHATREWILRNSPVPIGTVPIYQALEKVGGKVADLSWEIFRDTLLEQARQGVDYVTVHAALLFRFVNHTARRMTGIVSRGGSIMAQWSMIHEQENFLYTHWDEICSILAAYDIAVSIGDGLRPGSVADANDFAQLAELEVQGDLTMRAWKAGVQVMNEGPGHVPMHLIAENMSKQLEWCMEAPFYTLGPLVTDIAPGYDHITGAIGGAIIGQRGCAMLCYVTRKEHLGLPDREDVREGVVTYKLAAHAADLAKGHPSAQWRDNALAQARFEFRWEDQFNLSLDPQKARSYHDLTLPHANAKKAHFCSMCGPDFCAMRLSQDIRRRSQQ, from the coding sequence ATGAACGATACCGCCAAATTGTCCTATCCCGGGTCCCGCCGCATTTATGTTCCGGGCCATCTGCATCCGGACGTGCAGGTCCCCATGAGGGAAGTCCTCCTGAGCGACACCCTGCTGCCTGACGGCGCCACCCATGAAAACGCGCCCGTGCGCGTTTACGACTGTTCCGGCCCGTGGGGGGATGAAGCTTATGAAGGAACGGCGGAGCAGGGGCTGCCGGCCCTGCGCGCCGCCTGGATACGGGCCCGCGGAGATGTGGAGGAGGTTGAAACGGAACAGGGCCGCTGCCTCCGGGCTGCGGGGGGCACGCCTGTGACTCAGCGGCATTACGCCCGCCAGGGCGTCATTACGCCGGAAATGGAATTTGTAGCCATCCGGGAAAATCTGGGCAGGGAACAGGCGTTCAAAGCGGTATATGACCGCTACCCCCGTGAAAAGAGCCGCCCGGAAGAGGCCCAGACCGCACTGGATGAACTGACGATGATGCCGCGGCCTTCCGAGCTGGAAGCGCGGGAGGGGTTCGGCCCGTCCAGCATGGTGGCCCGTGACCGCCTGGACCACCAGCACGCGCCGGAGCGCCGGAACGGCTGCCGGATGCCCGCTTATTTTACGCCGGAATTCGTCAGGGATGAAATTGCTGCCGGACGCGCCCTGATTCCCGCCAACATCAACCATCCGGAGTGCGAACCCATGGCCATAGGCCGCAACTTCCTGGTAAAAATCAATGCCAACATCGGCAACTCCGCCCTGGGCTCCAGCATTGAGGAAGAAGTGGAAAAACTGCGCTGGGCCATCCATTGGGGGGCGGACACCGTGATGGACCTTTCCACCGGAAAGAACATTCACGCCACCCGGGAATGGATACTGAGGAACTCCCCCGTGCCCATCGGGACCGTGCCCATCTACCAGGCGCTGGAAAAGGTGGGCGGCAAGGTGGCGGACCTGAGCTGGGAAATCTTCCGCGACACTCTTCTGGAACAGGCCCGTCAGGGCGTGGACTATGTGACGGTGCACGCCGCCCTGCTGTTCAGGTTCGTGAACCACACCGCCCGGCGCATGACGGGCATCGTTTCCCGCGGAGGTTCCATCATGGCGCAGTGGAGCATGATTCATGAACAGGAGAATTTCCTTTACACCCACTGGGATGAAATCTGTTCCATTCTGGCGGCTTATGACATTGCCGTCTCCATCGGGGACGGACTGCGCCCCGGCTCCGTGGCGGATGCCAATGACTTTGCCCAGCTGGCGGAGCTGGAAGTGCAGGGGGACCTGACCATGCGCGCATGGAAGGCGGGAGTCCAGGTCATGAATGAAGGGCCCGGCCACGTGCCCATGCACCTCATTGCGGAGAACATGAGCAAACAGCTGGAATGGTGCATGGAAGCCCCGTTCTATACGCTGGGGCCGCTGGTGACGGACATAGCCCCCGGCTATGACCACATCACCGGGGCCATCGGCGGCGCGATCATTGGGCAGCGCGGCTGCGCCATGCTCTGCTATGTGACGCGGAAGGAACACCTGGGCCTTCCGGACCGGGAGGACGTGCGGGAAGGCGTAGTCACCTACAAGCTGGCGGCCCACGCCGCGGACCTGGCCAAGGGGCACCCCTCCGCCCAGTGGCGGGACAACGCGCTGGCGCAGGCCAGGTTTGAATTCCGCTGGGAGGACCAGTTCAACCTTTCCCTGGACCCGCAGAAGGCGCGTTCCTACCACGACCTGACGCTTCCGCATGCCAACGCCAAAAAGGCCCACTTCTGTTCCATGTGCGGTCCGGACTTCTGCGCCATGCGCCTGAGCCAGGACATCCGCCGCCGTTCACAGCAGTAG
- a CDS encoding EamA family transporter, with protein MSALLITSLIWALSFGLLGNFLSDLPASFVAMARMAGALAVFIPFLRKTPPRHALAMMGIGAVQFGGMYLCYIAAFHYLPSHQVALFTATTPIYVVLASGLIKRKLASLHITAAVLAAAGGAGILWNGYTAGKGVFTGILLVQLSNLCFAAGQIAYVSLKDSWFKGGEASSFAYAYAGALLVTLPTGLPAGLACWQDISAPQWWLLAYLGVVASGVCFFLWNYGARRVTSVKLAIMNNLKIPLAAFTSLILFGESTSIPLLALGSVLILASFLVTPVSPEKRL; from the coding sequence ATGTCTGCGCTGCTGATCACGTCTCTTATTTGGGCGTTGTCATTCGGGTTGTTGGGAAACTTCCTGTCTGACCTGCCGGCCAGTTTTGTCGCCATGGCGCGCATGGCCGGGGCACTGGCCGTTTTTATTCCTTTCCTGCGGAAGACCCCGCCGCGCCATGCCCTGGCCATGATGGGCATAGGTGCCGTGCAGTTCGGGGGAATGTACCTCTGTTACATTGCCGCCTTTCATTACCTGCCCTCCCATCAGGTAGCCCTGTTCACGGCTACAACTCCCATTTACGTTGTGCTGGCGAGCGGACTGATCAAGAGAAAGCTGGCATCCCTTCACATCACGGCCGCCGTTCTCGCCGCAGCAGGCGGCGCAGGCATTCTCTGGAACGGATACACTGCCGGCAAGGGAGTTTTTACGGGCATTCTTCTGGTGCAGCTTTCCAATCTCTGTTTTGCGGCGGGCCAGATAGCCTATGTGTCCTTGAAGGATTCGTGGTTCAAAGGCGGCGAGGCTTCCAGTTTTGCCTATGCCTATGCGGGAGCCCTGCTTGTTACTTTGCCAACGGGACTTCCCGCAGGGCTGGCATGCTGGCAGGATATTTCAGCCCCGCAATGGTGGCTGCTGGCCTATCTGGGCGTGGTAGCCTCCGGGGTCTGCTTTTTCCTGTGGAATTACGGAGCGCGCAGAGTGACGTCCGTCAAGCTCGCCATCATGAACAATCTCAAAATCCCCCTGGCGGCGTTTACCTCCCTGATCCTGTTCGGAGAGAGCACCAGCATTCCTCTGCTTGCCCTGGGCAGCGTTCTTATCCTGGCTTCTTTCCTGGTTACACCCGTTTCTCCGGAGAAACGCCTTTAA
- a CDS encoding S1C family serine protease — protein sequence MKTCIFLTLGLLIGSGSGYSIDRPAGSTDPLQPPPLTPYTPQTKPLPSSRPARLGIVPGTVPQAVVAQLELSGFPGVLVTRIMPDSPAAKAGLKENDVIVKLGDISLSGPQSVTEALTDKVPGDKVTAVFYRKGKRETADITLDGGTLSAEEILAAQGDPRTQPRVVPSVRRQMAPPSGMAGRAALPQRILDMQQMMDDFLKDSAIDDSRMDDIISRMDLTPGAAQMLRSLQGLHQMPMPPMGKVSGRGQSSSSVQMSDANGTIVVSSSSQTGTTVHVTDASGKVLYSGPYNTQEEKEAVPEAVRERLKNIETNFCF from the coding sequence ATGAAAACCTGTATCTTTCTGACATTGGGACTGCTGATAGGTTCGGGCTCCGGATATTCCATTGACCGGCCCGCCGGAAGTACGGACCCCCTTCAACCTCCGCCCCTGACGCCATATACCCCGCAGACCAAGCCTCTCCCCTCCTCCAGGCCCGCCAGGCTGGGCATTGTGCCCGGTACGGTGCCGCAGGCGGTTGTGGCCCAATTGGAGCTGAGCGGATTCCCCGGAGTGCTGGTGACCCGGATCATGCCGGACAGCCCCGCCGCCAAGGCCGGACTCAAGGAAAATGACGTCATTGTCAAACTGGGGGACATCTCCCTGTCCGGTCCGCAGTCCGTGACGGAGGCCCTCACTGACAAAGTGCCGGGAGACAAGGTCACGGCGGTTTTCTACCGCAAGGGCAAGCGGGAAACGGCGGACATCACGCTGGATGGAGGAACGCTTTCCGCTGAGGAAATACTCGCGGCCCAGGGAGACCCCCGCACACAGCCGCGCGTGGTCCCCTCCGTACGGCGCCAAATGGCACCACCCTCAGGAATGGCCGGACGGGCCGCTCTTCCGCAGCGCATTCTGGACATGCAGCAGATGATGGATGATTTTTTGAAGGACTCCGCCATTGATGATTCCCGGATGGATGACATCATCAGCCGGATGGACCTGACGCCCGGGGCGGCCCAAATGCTCCGGAGCCTGCAGGGGCTCCACCAGATGCCCATGCCTCCCATGGGCAAGGTTTCCGGCAGAGGGCAGAGCTCGTCTTCCGTCCAGATGTCGGATGCCAATGGAACCATCGTGGTGTCTTCCAGCTCCCAGACGGGCACGACCGTTCATGTGACGGACGCCTCCGGTAAAGTCCTGTACTCCGGCCCCTACAATACGCAGGAGGAAAAGGAAGCCGTTCCGGAGGCCGTCAGGGAACGCCTGAAAAACATAGAGACCAACTTCTGCTTTTAA
- a CDS encoding thioredoxin family protein, which yields MKNSYIPAFGILSLASAVICSASPVWETDWNKALEKAGKSGQPVLVDFTGSDWCPGCIYLRQNIFDAEAFAKYAEDNNFMLVELDFPRKEGKMPPEKLKFHEELMRRYGISVFPSVLMMEGNGAPYAKIVGPSRTVEEYLKKLEAAGETRLKLKEAVAAASALKGKEKLEKLVQALKLLPEDLQPYQKELIAEISVLDPEDQYGFAGKAEKAVTMAAQRLMMERFYKKYAGPFSAEKIRAGREEALQMLEKQDILPAIRLEITKYVSDGYALERNYPKALEYLKMARDADPESQAAKKLEPWIGNMQKVINKGK from the coding sequence ATGAAGAATTCATATATTCCTGCGTTTGGCATTCTTTCCCTGGCTTCTGCTGTGATTTGTTCCGCTTCTCCCGTCTGGGAGACGGATTGGAACAAGGCCCTGGAGAAAGCCGGTAAAAGCGGGCAGCCGGTGCTGGTTGACTTTACCGGCTCCGACTGGTGCCCGGGGTGTATTTATCTGCGCCAAAATATTTTTGATGCGGAGGCCTTCGCCAAATACGCGGAAGACAATAACTTCATGCTGGTGGAGCTGGATTTTCCCAGGAAAGAGGGGAAAATGCCCCCGGAAAAGCTCAAGTTTCATGAGGAATTAATGCGCCGTTACGGAATCTCCGTGTTTCCCTCCGTCCTGATGATGGAGGGGAATGGCGCTCCCTATGCCAAAATAGTGGGGCCCTCCAGGACCGTGGAGGAATATTTGAAGAAACTGGAAGCTGCCGGAGAGACGAGGCTGAAATTGAAAGAAGCCGTGGCTGCGGCCAGCGCGCTGAAAGGAAAGGAAAAACTGGAAAAACTGGTTCAGGCCCTCAAGCTGCTTCCGGAGGACTTGCAGCCTTATCAAAAGGAATTAATCGCGGAAATCTCCGTCCTGGACCCGGAAGACCAATACGGATTTGCCGGAAAGGCAGAAAAAGCCGTAACCATGGCGGCGCAACGGCTCATGATGGAGCGGTTTTACAAAAAGTATGCGGGCCCCTTTTCCGCAGAAAAAATCCGCGCGGGCCGGGAGGAAGCGTTGCAAATGCTGGAGAAGCAGGACATTCTGCCGGCGATCCGCCTGGAAATAACCAAATACGTCAGTGACGGGTATGCGCTGGAGCGCAATTATCCCAAGGCCCTGGAATATCTGAAAATGGCCCGTGACGCCGACCCGGAATCCCAGGCGGCCAAGAAGCTGGAGCCATGGATCGGCAATATGCAGAAAGTAATCAATAAGGGGAAATAA
- a CDS encoding RNA polymerase sigma factor, which yields MNTSAYIREEEVKEEDSHLLSWDEWLRRYVAQLLLFARQQSRSPEDAEDILQDALVRLARKEASGEFVGGQEAWLSYVFASIRRLAVDYGRKSDRRQKREDEACAAEQDGDVYADPWFSSAAADEELKQFMEMQLKKLPSKFSEVIVLKIWGEQTFQQIAETLEISQNTVASRYRYGIDLLRKALRNKKDQL from the coding sequence ATGAATACGTCCGCCTATATCAGGGAAGAGGAAGTGAAAGAAGAAGACAGCCATTTGCTGAGCTGGGATGAATGGCTGCGGAGGTACGTCGCTCAACTGTTGCTATTTGCCCGCCAGCAGTCCCGTTCTCCGGAAGATGCGGAAGACATCCTTCAGGATGCCCTGGTACGGCTGGCCCGGAAAGAAGCTTCCGGGGAATTTGTGGGAGGGCAGGAGGCATGGCTTTCCTATGTCTTTGCCTCCATCCGGCGTCTGGCGGTGGACTATGGCCGCAAATCCGACCGGCGCCAGAAAAGGGAGGATGAAGCCTGCGCCGCCGAACAGGACGGGGATGTTTATGCGGACCCCTGGTTTTCCAGCGCCGCGGCGGACGAGGAACTCAAACAGTTCATGGAAATGCAGCTCAAGAAGCTCCCCTCCAAATTCTCAGAGGTCATTGTCCTGAAAATATGGGGGGAACAAACCTTTCAGCAAATTGCGGAAACGCTGGAAATCTCACAGAACACGGTGGCGAGCCGGTACCGCTATGGAATCGACCTGCTCCGCAAGGCGCTGAGAAACAAAAAAGACCAACTCTAA
- a CDS encoding multicopper oxidase domain-containing protein: MAQFSLSLAKKVEYDLYVQNAPVNFTGVTRPAMTINGSIPGPTLHFTEGDTAVIRVHNMMDTETSFHWHGLLVPNDQDGVPYLTSAPVKPHTTHTYTFPIIQNGTYWYHSHSGLQEQSGLYGAFVIRKRPGAPARRMEDALPEYTLVLSDWTNENPNEVNRKLHTGSDWFSIRKGSVQSYWEALRAGYLGTKLTSEWKRMNAMDVSDVFYNRFLLNGTPQASLPRLKGGDHIRLRIVNGASSTYFWLRYAGGKIRVVASDGKDVVPVDVDRMIIAVSETYDVILTVPESGKSFEFQATAEDTTGSSSLWLGHGERQPLRPFPKLNYFKNMKQMNGMMTMGGNMKMMKMNSGPMPHQMHHHGMSGGMPDSHSRNMGMTGMKSGSSHGGDHGSMQEDGEGTTLTYDMLKSPSRTNLPSGVPVKELHFMLTGNMNRYVWSMNGKTLSETDRIMIKEGQNVRIILTNNTMMRHPMHLHGHFFRLVNRHGDFSPLKFTADIQPMATQVIEFNAAEKTRGNWFFHCHILYHMMSGMGRIFTYEDSPPNPQLPHPMRALQHVYDMDRMWYLTVNNDFASNGNIGDLEFGGTRWSIQGEWQIGYKDTRGYEAEGRFGRYIGEKQWLYPYIGVDWTYRKGEAGERNMFRQTTRKDREVDGTLGARYTLPLFLIADARIDTDGKVRLQLERDDIPLTSRLRLSFSLNTDRDYSVGLHYILTSHLSISTNYDNNLHWGVGLMLTY; this comes from the coding sequence ATGGCACAATTTTCTCTATCCCTCGCAAAAAAGGTGGAATACGATTTATATGTCCAGAACGCTCCGGTCAATTTTACCGGGGTCACGCGCCCGGCCATGACCATCAATGGGAGCATTCCCGGCCCCACCCTGCATTTTACGGAGGGGGATACGGCCGTGATCCGCGTGCACAATATGATGGATACGGAGACGTCTTTCCACTGGCACGGCCTGCTGGTGCCCAATGACCAGGACGGCGTGCCGTACCTGACTTCCGCCCCCGTGAAGCCCCACACCACGCATACCTATACTTTCCCCATCATCCAGAACGGCACGTACTGGTACCATTCCCACAGCGGCCTTCAGGAGCAGAGCGGGCTGTACGGCGCGTTCGTCATCCGCAAAAGGCCCGGCGCCCCGGCACGCAGGATGGAGGATGCCCTGCCGGAGTATACGCTGGTGCTGAGCGACTGGACTAATGAGAATCCCAACGAGGTCAACAGGAAGCTTCACACGGGTTCGGACTGGTTTTCCATCCGCAAGGGGAGCGTGCAGAGCTACTGGGAGGCCCTGCGCGCCGGCTACCTGGGAACCAAGCTGACCAGCGAATGGAAGCGCATGAACGCCATGGATGTGAGCGACGTGTTTTACAACCGCTTTCTTCTTAACGGTACTCCGCAGGCTTCCCTGCCCCGGCTGAAGGGCGGAGACCACATCAGGCTGCGCATCGTCAACGGGGCTTCCTCCACGTATTTCTGGCTGAGGTACGCGGGCGGAAAAATCCGGGTGGTGGCCAGCGACGGCAAGGACGTGGTTCCCGTAGATGTGGACCGCATGATTATTGCGGTTTCCGAGACTTACGATGTGATCCTGACCGTGCCGGAGTCTGGCAAATCCTTTGAGTTCCAGGCGACGGCGGAGGATACCACCGGCTCTTCCTCCCTGTGGCTGGGCCATGGGGAGAGACAGCCGCTGCGCCCCTTTCCCAAATTGAATTACTTCAAGAATATGAAGCAGATGAACGGGATGATGACCATGGGCGGGAATATGAAGATGATGAAGATGAATTCCGGCCCCATGCCCCACCAGATGCATCATCATGGCATGTCCGGCGGCATGCCGGACTCCCATTCCAGAAACATGGGGATGACGGGCATGAAGTCCGGCTCCTCCCATGGGGGAGACCACGGCAGCATGCAGGAGGACGGGGAGGGAACCACCCTAACGTATGACATGCTGAAGTCCCCCTCCCGCACCAATCTCCCTTCCGGCGTGCCCGTGAAGGAACTGCATTTCATGCTGACCGGGAATATGAACCGCTATGTGTGGAGCATGAACGGGAAGACTCTTTCAGAGACGGACCGCATCATGATCAAGGAAGGGCAGAATGTACGCATTATCCTGACCAATAATACCATGATGAGGCATCCCATGCACCTGCACGGCCATTTTTTCCGGCTGGTGAACAGGCACGGGGATTTTTCACCGCTCAAGTTCACGGCGGATATCCAGCCCATGGCCACCCAGGTGATTGAGTTCAATGCTGCGGAGAAGACGCGCGGCAACTGGTTTTTCCACTGCCATATCCTGTACCACATGATGAGCGGCATGGGCCGCATTTTCACGTATGAGGATTCTCCGCCCAATCCGCAGCTTCCCCATCCCATGCGCGCGCTTCAGCACGTTTATGATATGGACCGGATGTGGTACTTGACCGTGAATAATGATTTCGCGTCCAATGGGAACATAGGGGACCTGGAGTTCGGGGGCACCCGCTGGAGCATCCAGGGAGAGTGGCAGATAGGCTACAAGGATACCCGCGGTTACGAGGCGGAGGGACGGTTTGGAAGGTACATTGGAGAGAAGCAGTGGCTTTATCCCTATATCGGCGTGGATTGGACCTACCGCAAGGGGGAGGCGGGTGAACGCAACATGTTCCGCCAGACCACCAGGAAGGACCGGGAAGTGGACGGCACCCTGGGCGCCCGGTACACGCTCCCCCTGTTCCTGATTGCGGACGCGCGCATTGACACGGACGGGAAGGTGCGCCTGCAATTGGAACGGGACGATATTCCGCTTACCTCACGCCTGCGCCTGTCCTTTTCCCTGAATACGGACCGTGATTATTCCGTGGGGCTGCATTACATCCTGACCTCCCACCTCAGCATTTCCACCAATTATGATAATAACCTGCACTGGGGCGTGGGCCTGATGCTGACTTATTGA
- a CDS encoding tyrosine-type recombinase/integrase, with translation MAYLRKKERSPYWFAQWKDPQTGRIISRSTKIEAKAGNRRKAQDVADEFEEETKKVRTEIQVRKVLNDLHTRITGNNVVVKTVREVFEEWLNNQSGGISRNSLLAYRGSIEAFLSWFGERSDQEINLVTQKDIVDFRNTTEKQRSGATVNKHLKLLRRIFADAKKKAYISIDPTDDVNIVKRRRQESGRQAFSAEELQRIVDLADPEWKSMIRFALYTGGQRLGDIALLKWANIDLQEQVVHFQTKKTGRQIVIPIIPPLLKHINSLTPPESSNTFVHPRAAVSFEAQGSPRLSSEFGIILYRAGLRDTHPQASRKAPDPNYKSGRREASVLSFHSLRATAATMLHAANVPPAMVQDIVGHDSAEVHSRYVKLGRDNVRNALGNLPEL, from the coding sequence ATGGCCTATCTGCGTAAGAAAGAACGCTCTCCGTATTGGTTTGCACAATGGAAAGACCCTCAAACGGGAAGGATCATTAGTCGCTCGACTAAAATAGAAGCCAAGGCTGGCAATCGTCGAAAGGCTCAGGACGTAGCTGATGAATTCGAGGAAGAGACAAAAAAGGTTCGTACAGAGATTCAGGTCAGAAAGGTGCTGAATGATCTTCATACCCGGATCACGGGGAATAACGTAGTGGTAAAGACCGTTCGGGAAGTCTTTGAAGAATGGCTCAACAACCAGTCCGGGGGAATCAGCCGCAATTCACTTCTTGCTTACAGGGGAAGTATTGAGGCGTTCCTGTCATGGTTCGGGGAACGGTCTGATCAGGAGATCAACCTTGTCACGCAAAAAGACATTGTCGACTTCCGTAACACTACAGAAAAACAGCGTTCCGGGGCAACGGTCAACAAACACCTGAAATTGCTTCGGCGGATTTTTGCAGACGCCAAAAAGAAAGCCTACATCAGCATTGACCCGACGGATGACGTCAACATCGTCAAACGCCGCAGGCAGGAAAGCGGCAGGCAGGCCTTTTCTGCGGAGGAATTACAGAGAATCGTGGATCTGGCAGACCCCGAGTGGAAAAGCATGATCCGCTTTGCCTTGTATACGGGCGGTCAGCGTCTCGGCGACATTGCCCTGCTGAAATGGGCTAATATCGACCTTCAGGAGCAGGTGGTCCACTTCCAGACCAAAAAGACAGGCCGCCAGATTGTCATCCCCATCATTCCTCCTCTGTTGAAACATATCAACAGTCTGACGCCTCCTGAATCATCAAATACCTTCGTACACCCCCGTGCCGCCGTTTCTTTTGAAGCCCAGGGATCGCCCCGCTTATCGAGCGAGTTCGGCATAATCCTGTACCGGGCTGGCTTAAGGGATACACACCCTCAGGCATCCCGTAAGGCACCAGACCCTAATTACAAATCCGGGCGCAGAGAAGCATCGGTTCTGTCCTTTCACTCCCTGCGGGCGACTGCCGCCACCATGTTGCATGCGGCAAATGTTCCCCCGGCCATGGTACAGGACATCGTCGGCCATGACTCAGCAGAAGTTCATAGCCGATATGTCAAACTGGGCAGGGATAACGTTCGAAATGCATTGGGTAACTTACCTGAACTCTAA
- the dgt gene encoding dGTP triphosphohydrolase produces the protein MSEMMNWQQLLSDIRCGSSHQSTTRSQKERNEYDKDYGRVLFSSAFRRLQDKTQVFPLGRNDYVRTRLTHSLEVAHIGSSLGMRAGNLLRKKRKELKSIIEPSKLATIVSTACLAHDIGNPPFGHSGEDAIETALKRHDLELPFEGNAQGFRILTRTGDPMEGKGLKLTSAVLGAFMKYPCTQSYSAAVEQGCITAINKLECKKFGIGEQEREAASFVADHLGLIPRSAQDGKNLCWCRHPLAYLMEAADDICYRIADIEDGYFSGILDFNHVRKLFSPFLTKKELQYMKDLIQKKEESSCVHYMRALAINKSIDAVVKTFIMYEEDLLQGKMAKSLIETSKLADSLKKLYDDAKENVYQSWEVIQVEAMGYKVLGELIDFFMEWVNNPTSGQSKKVAILLQAAKVFKDNEGREAREARLTHMLDYISGMTDSFALETYRKLTGIL, from the coding sequence ATGTCAGAGATGATGAATTGGCAACAGCTTTTGTCCGATATTCGGTGTGGTTCATCGCACCAGAGCACCACACGTTCGCAAAAGGAACGGAATGAATATGACAAGGATTATGGACGCGTTTTGTTCTCCAGTGCTTTCCGCCGTCTTCAAGACAAAACCCAGGTCTTTCCGCTGGGACGCAATGATTACGTGCGTACCCGCCTAACGCACAGCCTAGAGGTCGCCCATATTGGTTCCTCCCTAGGCATGCGGGCGGGTAATTTGCTCCGTAAAAAACGGAAAGAACTTAAATCCATCATTGAACCTTCCAAACTGGCCACAATCGTTTCCACCGCCTGCTTGGCCCACGACATCGGCAATCCGCCTTTTGGCCATTCCGGGGAGGACGCTATTGAGACCGCTCTCAAACGGCACGATCTGGAGCTGCCGTTTGAAGGGAACGCCCAAGGATTTCGCATCCTTACCCGAACAGGCGACCCGATGGAAGGCAAAGGCCTGAAGCTAACGTCAGCCGTCCTGGGTGCTTTCATGAAATATCCCTGCACCCAATCCTATTCCGCAGCCGTCGAACAAGGCTGCATAACGGCAATCAACAAGCTCGAATGCAAAAAATTCGGTATTGGGGAACAGGAAAGGGAAGCTGCTTCCTTCGTGGCAGACCATCTGGGGCTGATTCCTCGTTCCGCTCAGGATGGAAAAAACCTTTGCTGGTGCCGCCATCCCCTGGCGTATTTGATGGAGGCGGCAGACGACATTTGCTACCGCATTGCAGACATTGAAGACGGTTATTTTTCCGGGATTCTAGATTTCAACCATGTTAGAAAGTTATTCAGTCCCTTTCTAACAAAAAAGGAACTCCAATATATGAAAGATTTGATCCAAAAAAAAGAAGAATCTTCCTGTGTTCACTACATGCGAGCTCTTGCCATCAATAAAAGCATCGACGCCGTCGTGAAAACTTTCATAATGTATGAAGAAGATCTTCTCCAAGGGAAGATGGCAAAGTCTCTGATTGAAACCTCAAAATTAGCCGACAGTTTGAAAAAACTGTATGATGATGCAAAAGAGAATGTGTACCAGAGCTGGGAAGTGATTCAAGTAGAGGCAATGGGGTATAAAGTACTAGGTGAACTGATCGACTTTTTCATGGAATGGGTAAACAATCCAACTTCTGGACAATCTAAAAAAGTAGCTATTCTGCTTCAAGCAGCCAAAGTTTTCAAGGATAATGAAGGGAGGGAAGCTCGGGAAGCACGCCTAACACACATGCTTGATTATATCTCCGGCATGACGGATTCCTTTGCCCTGGAGACCTACCGGAAATTGACCGGAATTCTGTAA
- a CDS encoding DUF5655 domain-containing protein, which translates to MPLFNSNSKLEILNQIKETPFKLEREIQHLVEANLNTLLGLEFVKSEFTISGSVQQLRIDTLAFDRKNKAFVIIEYKQDKSFSVVDQGYAYLSAMLNNKADFILEYNESRNEPLKRNSVDWSQSRVIFISQGFTPYQKEAINFKDLPIALWEIKKYSNQTISFEEVRKLNATESIKTVSSENSAVNAVNKEVVVYTEQDRLKGIPEEVQDIYNSLREKILDLGNVEIKATKLYVAFTVNGSNFTDIALQKQGLKLWINLPQGELDDPYKLARDVSSIGHHGNGAYELTVKNADKLDYLLTLIKQSYMQKA; encoded by the coding sequence ATGCCGCTTTTTAATTCGAATTCCAAACTGGAAATACTGAACCAGATCAAGGAAACTCCGTTCAAGCTGGAACGGGAAATTCAACATCTGGTGGAAGCGAATTTGAATACACTGCTTGGGCTGGAATTCGTCAAATCCGAGTTCACAATCTCCGGTTCCGTTCAGCAACTGCGAATTGACACGCTGGCTTTTGACAGGAAAAACAAGGCTTTCGTCATCATTGAATACAAGCAGGACAAGAGTTTCAGCGTGGTCGACCAGGGGTACGCCTATCTTTCCGCGATGCTTAACAATAAGGCCGATTTCATTCTGGAATATAACGAATCCCGGAACGAGCCGTTGAAACGCAATAGTGTGGACTGGTCCCAATCCCGCGTTATTTTCATTTCCCAAGGTTTTACCCCTTATCAAAAAGAGGCGATTAATTTCAAAGACCTGCCCATTGCCCTATGGGAGATTAAAAAATACAGCAATCAGACCATCAGCTTTGAAGAAGTCCGGAAGCTCAACGCAACGGAAAGCATTAAAACGGTTTCATCTGAAAACAGCGCCGTGAATGCCGTCAACAAGGAGGTCGTAGTCTACACGGAGCAAGACCGCCTGAAGGGGATTCCGGAAGAGGTGCAGGATATTTACAACAGCCTCAGAGAAAAAATTCTTGATTTGGGGAATGTTGAAATCAAGGCCACCAAGCTTTATGTCGCCTTCACGGTCAACGGCTCGAATTTCACGGATATCGCCTTGCAGAAACAAGGCCTGAAACTCTGGATCAACCTTCCCCAGGGCGAATTGGATGATCCCTACAAACTAGCCAGGGATGTTTCCAGCATCGGCCATCACGGCAACGGCGCGTATGAGTTGACTGTAAAAAATGCGGACAAGCTGGATTACCTCCTTACCTTGATCAAGCAGTCTTATATGCAAAAAGCTTAA